Proteins co-encoded in one Papaver somniferum cultivar HN1 chromosome 5, ASM357369v1, whole genome shotgun sequence genomic window:
- the LOC113277952 gene encoding epsin-3-like has product MGTLLFDEIKKKTSDFLQEKYKVARLALTDVTEAELLAEEATNSDPWSPDARKMNRIADASFDIDDYWRIVEVIHKRLYAVDWKEWRQSYKALSLLDYLLTHGPEDFAEEFKCDVDVIEELGAFKYIDEKGFNWGANMEKKSERVLNLLKGGEFLTAARLKALKINKEIKGFGNLMGSPRASTSSPSSSGTSRTSFGSYSLTSSVWNESEDYSSKHEQNLPRKSHMENFPSPRGLPSEEGTHLWDNPILEAGSLLDPDEEEDEEKINNAFIWDNEKAVARSFSDVGKEIKKKLYRQFSTRC; this is encoded by the exons ATGGGAACTTTATTGTTTGATGAGATAAAGAAGAAAACATCCGACTTCCTTCAAGAGAAATATAAAGTGGCTCGATTAGCTTTAACCGATGTTACTGAAGCAGAACT GTTGGCTGAGGAAGCAACAAACTCTGATCCATGGAGTCCGGATGCCAGAAAAATGAATAGAATAGCTGATGCTTCATTTGATATTGATGATTATTGGAGAATTGTTGAAGTTATTCACAAGAG ATTGTATGCGGTCGATTGGAAGGAATGGAGACAATCCTACAAAGCCTTGTCCTTACTTGATTATTTACTAACTCATGGTCCTGAAGATTTTGCGGAGGAATTTAAATGTGATGTTGATGTCATTGAAGAGCTAGGTGCATTCAAATATATTGACGAGAAAGG GTTCAATTGGGGTGCCAATATGGAAAAGAAATCGGAAAGAGTTTTAAACCTGCTAAAGGGGGGAGAGTTTTTAACGGCTGCTCGCTTGAAAGCTTTAAAAATCAACAAGGAAATCAAAGGGTTTGGAAACTTAATGGGTTCCCCGCGGGCATCAACATCGTCACCATCATCGTCTGGTACATCAAGAACTTCATTCGGATCATATTCTCTTACAAGTTCAGTGTGGAATGAATCAGAAGATTATTCAAGTAAACATGAACAAAATCTTCCTCGAAAATCTCACATGGAAAACTTCCCTTCACCAAGAGGATTACCTTCGGAAGAGGGAACACACCTTTGGGATAACCCTATTCTAGAGGCAGGGTCTCTCTTAGATccagatgaggaagaagatgaagagaagaTAAATAATGCATTCATATGGGATAACGAGAAAGCAGTAGCGCGAAGCTTTTCTGATGTCGGAAAGGAGATTAAAAAGAAACTGTATCGTCAATTTTCTACAAGATGCTAA
- the LOC113277953 gene encoding CRIB domain-containing protein RIC7-like, translating to MKGILKGLRYISQIFENDYEEEEEEEMQIGCPTDVQHVAHIGVEGPAVANPSWMNGKKSEASESASKAKNKKGEANTKSKAKNASQDLSQEGTDLPQSTQDISEVAKPSRNRRHSTSVTLNSSETQELEVPKKSSRRGHSLDLTEQKKSSATKKSKDHSSSSNEGLDAPSIPKSSRKKKLKESPSTVGVAATSKDRRKGSKESNSLSTSNVQVPGPASEPANKTNSSELSQEDLDDDLKLEEKGF from the exons ATGAAGGGAATCTTAAAAGGCTTAAGATACATTTCGCAGATATTTG AAAAtgattacgaggaggaggaggaggaagagatgCAAATAGGATGTCCGACAGACGTACAACATGTAGCTCATATAGGAGTCGAGGGTCCGGCTGTAGCTAACCCAAGCTGG ATGAATGGAAAGAAATCAGAAGCTTCCGAGAGTGCATCCAAAGCAAAGAATAAGAAAGGAGAAGCCAATACCAAGTCCAAAGCCAAAAATGCTTCTCAAG ATTTGAGCCAAGAGGGTACAGACCTTCCTCAATCAACACAAGACATTTCTGAAGTGGCAAAGCCATCGAGGAACCGCCGACACTCAACTTCCGTAACGCTGAACAGTTCTGAAACTCAAGAACTGGAGGTACCAAAGAAGTCATCACGACGTGGCCACAGTTTAGATTTAACGGAACAGAAAAAATCATCAGCAACAAAGAAAAGCAAGGACCACTCTAGTAGTAGTAACGAGGGACTCGACGCTCCTTCCATTCCAAAGTCATCTcggaagaagaaactcaaggaatCACCATCTACAGTTGGTGTTGCTGCAACATCAAAGGACAGAAGAAAGGGATccaaggagtccaattctttatCAACAAGTAATGTCCAAGTTCCAGGACCGGCGTCCGAACCCGCAAATAAGACCAATAGTAGTGAGTTGTCCCAAGAAGATTTAGATGATGATTTGAAGTTAGAAGAGAAGGGATTTTAA